Part of the Mytilus galloprovincialis chromosome 14, xbMytGall1.hap1.1, whole genome shotgun sequence genome is shown below.
GTGTTCAGTAGTACTGCATATGTGTTTACAGTCAATTCGAATACGCCTTTCGGTTCTTCGATTGGGAGTACAGTTGCAACAGATATTGATGAAGGAAGTAACTCAATGATTTCGTATCGAATAGATCCGACCTCATCACTAAATAGTTCTTTTATTGTCTCTAACGATGGATTAATTGTATCACTGACCTCGTTTTCAACGTTGCCTGCCAATtctattttaacttttaaagtcaTTGCTGAGGATGACGGTTTACCGAGTCTCTCAGCAAAAGTTCCGGTGACAGTTATTGTAGCAAGTCCAAATACAACACAGCCAACATCGCAGCAAACAAATGTTTCGTATCAAAACAATTTGATGGCTAGTGCAACTGAAACAGGGAATCCTCAAAACTTTACAAATACAACAGAATGGACCATTCTTGTTGCTATTTCTGCTGTTGGTGCAGTTTTGTTATTGATTTTACTTGCTTGTCAATTTCACCAGTGTCGGAATCGGTCTGATGACCAAAAATACCAGGAAGTTCCTCAAAAACAACAGTAAGTTTCAGTAAATTAATTCATTATGAAATATAAGATAAAACTTAATCCAattagtattttgtttattttgtattttgatgaggacgtaatacatttgtaattaaaaaatatacaattgtCATTTTCAACTTGTTCACCAGAAAACtcaaatgaaaaatgttgtcATGCGTTACACAAAAAATAGCTAGTGTGATATGGCGAGAATACTAATCTTTTCTTACATTTGTTTAACCTGAAGCTGCCTGTACATTTGTATTGCCCCActtaatggaatatttttttccgGTCTAtgcgtccgtttgttcgttcgctagtttgtctgtctgtcccgtttcaagttcaagtttttggtcaatgtagtttttgatcaAGTTAAAgaaaatcaacttgaaactttgtacacatgttccctatgatatgagcTCTCAAACTTAAAGGCATAATTGTAGTGCCGATCCCTATGTAACGGACCCCTGAACATAGAAAGTTATGGTGCAAATGTGGcaccgtgtactatggacacattcttgttcccaCTTATAAATCTGTGATTCCTTGTCCGGcttttggttttcatttagatTTGATCATCTCTTCAACCTTTGTAATAGGTTTTGAACGTTTAAATATTTTAAGGTGATGCATAATTGAAGAGACATTACTTTTCACAATGATCATCTAGTGCAGTAACATAGTTATCGTTAATGTTATGGTAATGTTCTTCCGATTTATCTATTTCTACATTTCCCGAAAGGCAGAGGAATGTTAACAATAATCAAGGTTGTGCGTTATACACTCTATTtatgttgatgtgtttctctcggtttttgtttgtagcccgtatttgtttttttcccaattgatttatgacttttgaacatcggtatactactgttgccttttttatttaatttgtcgCTTACTccatcataaaacatgtaaaacataagaTTACTATTTATTTCAGAACGCCAAAACCACTTCCAAAATTACACAGGGTGAAATCATCTTCGATGAGAGACAATGATTTTTGGAATCAAGGTAATTAACGCAAAAAATCTGTAAGGTGTCAAAATGAATGTTAGCGGTGACGTAGGTTATGTTTCAAAGCAAACTAGCGGAAATCTTTAGACTATTATACAATACTTGAAATTCTAAAACCTTAGATAAATTATTGAGAGAAAATTTATACATGAGTGTCATTATTATATCTTGGTTTTCGTTTATCAAGAATACAAGAGATGCAGAAGATGCAAAGTTGCATTAAAActaattataaataagaagatgttgtatgagtgccaattagaaaCTCTTCATGCAAGTCACAATGTACAAAAAGGTTAAGGATTGTAAGTTAAAGTACGGTTTTCAACTTCACTAGCCGGAAACAAACTAACAATACCCTgacaaaacaaacgacaaacaaaagaatacaaaacacaaaaacattgaAACCCGTACAAGTAATAATGGGTACTACAACCATACTTTATATAATACAAAGCAGGCGTGGAGTATCTATAATTTACACaatatgttgtgtcatatgtactattgtttgttttttgtcttttatatttttagccatggcgttgtcagtttattttctatttatgagtttgactgtccctcttttacataatATGACCGTTTACAAAAATATGGCAAACTGAACAGCAAATTGTTTTCATTAAAGTAACGAAACAATAGATGATGATCTGGATATCAATCACATGATTGTGAAAAAGGACAAACGGGTAGAGAATTAGGGAAAATCAAAGATAGAGAAAAAGAAACCCCAAAATAACGAAAATTGAATAACAGGGTGCTAAACTATAAAGAATATTGTATTGTAATGGATAATGGATAatggataaaaatatatatagagaaaGTTCAAACCATTTAGATAATACAGATGTGAATACCAAATGggaatagtataaaaaaaaaattagtaaattaTCCTCTCTTTTAGGACAACAATATTGATTAGAGAATGTAATCCCTCTTTTTTCTTCAATGTTTCCCTATTGTTTTACTCTCGACGTTACCTTCCATTAAAAAGGCCTCCTTGGCCAAGTGGTCTAtactgtaatcactagtcagTCATTACTGATGTTGcaagttcgaaccccgctcgtgcattcagctccaatcttaattgactaggattattagttttcctatcgaagtTCGGTGGTTTTCCCCGGGAACTCCGGCTTCCTCtgccaataaaaactgaccgccacgaaatagtccAAAAAGCAGTGCTCCAAACAGgcgttaaaaacacaaaaaataaataaataacaaataccaTTACCattcgaatagcggtatactactgttacctttttttttatgtacatcgTCTTACATAATGAAGGGCGAATATTTTTAACTTGAAGGTGAAAATGTCTTATGTATAAAATGAGTCATTGTTACAAGAAACTTTGACACCGATTTAGAATCTTTAATTACAGAATAGATGTGTTATTCGATTAAAATTTTACATTACATTTTTTCATCATACAGGCGCTGAAGGAAATGAACATCCACCAGTCAGAAGAGCAATGTCTCAAAAGATGTTATCACTTACTGGTATAAGTAACGGACATTCGAGAGTGTCTAACTTGAGGACTGTTACGGAAGACTACGATAATATGCCACGGATCGTAAAGACGACTGGAGTGCGCGAAAGTCCAGGGTTTAGAGGTCTGACTTCAGAAAGAACAAGTCTTCGCTTTTAAAAACTGCAATCTATCAATATATGATGAAAAAATAGATGTTAAAGTCCTTCTAGTTGAACTTGTGTGAATGCTTTGTAAATTGAAAAGAACAcagttagtttgtttgtttacgGTAGGAAGTAGATCCTTGAGCTGAAACGACTATTCTACTTGTATTGCGTGCTTGTGTACATGTTGTACTATTGTTTTCAGCAGTGTGGTTCGGCATTATTCCACATGTGGATAAAGCTAAGACAACTTTCACTATATTAATTTGAGATGTCCTTCTTCCAATCTTAAAAACTTGCAGTTAACATTTTTTTTGACAGTTACCATTGGGCCatcacaaaaagaaaaaaacgatCACTCTGAGACAACAGCACAAacttaatttgaaacaaaattcGCTCAGGCACATTCATGTGTGTCAAGTTCcctattctaatatgacatgcttcATTCACgttatgaataaacccatgctctaaatcaaTTCAAATTGGTTTGGACATGCGTATATTGACCACTACATACAGAATAGTGAGTTTTATCAAATtgacatgcatttgaaatatttgattaacTTTATACATTTCCAACCTCTTAAATGATGCATGTtcttactaattcatttattatgactatTACGTGTTGCacttcgaaattgacatatttgacctagatacgacatccgttcatgctggctgttcaaactcctccctctgaaaactcacattgccagtcgtttgcttgtttacaaaAAAGGGAGGTTTATGAAAGAGCCCATACAAAAGTTCTACACCTATATATAATAGAACATGAAAATtcccttaattgtcctaatcagaatcgaaataattgatgcaagctttactatacttttttttaacatgggAAGGCAtcatattcgtgttattttagccctcattatcgctcgggcaaaactaatcacgaatataatgcttacccatgttaaaactacaataaagtatagcttgcatcaattatttcataAAGTATACGTATATGTTGAAGTATCGCATTAtcagacagaaaaaaaatctatCCTTGTTACAAAGTGTATATACGTTGaaataaagatttatatataatttagtgAAATTGTTTTGAACGATTTTTTATGTTTATCTGACAATATTTCATGAGTCGTAAAATTCCCTCCGTTATAGATTTGTGTGgttgttttataaattgaaaatatctaATCGATGAATGTCACTGTTCAAATTTTACATAACATGATCCAGACAGTTATTAGTTAAGTTTAAACAGACTGTTACGAACAATTTTAATTTGGTAAAACGCCTTTGACTGAATCATCCTAGTTTCTAAATTCGCTTGATCtttttttagaaaagattttCAATAAACCAACGTCTGATACTTCGAATTCAGCCAATCATCGCCATTGTAAGAATACACATCAATGATAGCTGCTCCATGCGTACTCGTGACTTGGTAAATGCATTTTCTGTAGACAATGATGGGTTAAACAGTATATATAAACTGAAACACAACGAAAACAATTACAACAGaaacatatagaaaataaacGATGTGCAGCGATATGATATGACAAGCTTTAAATCTCAATTTACTATGTTTCCTCGTttaacaatatacaaaatttaagcAAGACGATgatcaataaaataaaagtacagTTAAGATTacgatctcaatattgacgacttcaagtctaaacctcctgattgcacttgtgttcccaattcacatataatcatgctggccacgttattacctgtgacctcaacattgttaataacacttccctaTGCAATGTGTTAtcaaaaggtccgaaatatcgtgagcctaaatcaattaattggaaatacaactttaaaattttgatggattcagtcgaggatcaTGCCAGGcaaatgggctaagcgcgaggaagaagacgtagacactctttcagaatggattaaggcagtgaggtcgttgatacaaaccagaattaagaaactgaatgggtctatcaatgtcCATATCCTGCGACGTCAATCTTCAAAGAcgaaaatgttacaaaacacttattctacctccatgacaaatatgttgttgtccccgcagataaagccccaaacaacatcgtttgtgtgtgtaaaactcattacattaactgcttgatagaATTactgacaattcacttggaaactcaacatataccctcacgacacttaccaaagaagAAATCctagataatcataggtctgttcaattttccttttttgtccttaaaaacaacggtatattgctgggtcctCCAAAtgttttctaaattattaacatctattttatcagcaatcaaagacgggcttcaaagttattgtgaaaatgcctattctagaggtgacGTGAATTAGATGTGgctacttaaaaattccaaagatctattagagtacatacaatctaaccctctttcatcttgtaatagtattaaaacatttgccTTTTCTACACtctacacaagtattccacaatCCAAACTAAAGACAAATTGAGAGtctgtattgctttgtttcataaaaaggaatggccaacgtagatacaagtatcttgtcttaaggagggataaatcttactttgtaaaggatcactcagattcaaacaaaaaattctctgaaactgacattatcaagatgcttgatttcttgattgacaacatatttgttatgttcgGCGGacttgtttttcaacagactgtcggtattccaatagaaacaaattgtgcccctcttcctgtcgacttgtttctttattattattaggctgacttcatacaggtacttcttaggaagaaagataagaagttagcaatatcatttaactatactttccgctatatagatgatgatctttcaaaataaataattcaaaatttggtgactatgttgaacacatctatcccatcgaactagagataagtATGGAAGCGCATATGGTACACCCCTTGTTAAGTTATTTTGTTGCTAATAAGTCGGAATTATTAGTTATGTTGTGTGTTATAAGCTGGAATCTTATCATCATATGGAGTCAACTTGTCGGAATGATAAAGAAATAATTGCATTACAATTTCGACTTGCTAATATAAATGTAATGACATAGTAATAAGAAGTCGACATGATGAATTCAACTTGTTCATTGATTAAGTCGACAACTTGTTTATTTGAAGATGAGGTAAAACCACATGACTACTTTGGAAAAACATAGGTCTATTTTTAAATCGATTTCCATATTTCGTTTGTTTGATGTGCTTCGGTTGTGTGagttattttgtatgaaaaggcagtcaaatatcagaaaaaagtcctaaaaaaataacaatttgtcGGACAAAAGGGGGATATACCCCCACTATTTAGTCAGGCCGTTTATTTTCCTAAGTTTTCAAATGGAATCAGTATAATGATGAATTCGTGAAGGATTCAACGGAACCTTCTGTTGTATGAGATTGCTGCTGTCAGTGCACAATTGTAATGTTGACTGTAAAAAGTCAATTTTTTCTGTAACATACAAGATTtacaaaatagtgtttttttttctgcagatGCTTTATTTTGATCTATTAAATCAAAGCATctacaaacaaaacattttttaaaatcttgtaTGA
Proteins encoded:
- the LOC143059112 gene encoding protocadherin gamma-B5-like: MTSIFSFMVTDSDVIDSLSCLIDVQPTSGYSLFTFNSTSFTLYTKQGAILDYELINDKTYNITFTVSDNTDTVFGSAIITIQDVNDSPVFQASALYLWVNESEAHTIIGQLPPYVDQDIGDIILYRMTNGSGVGYVSVNESTGILSFSLDYDSDQSSMPSEININIDIEDNGGLTDTCFVTIYIHDINDNAPVFSSTAYVFTVNSNTPFGSSIGSTVATDIDEGSNSMISYRIDPTSSLNSSFIVSNDGLIVSLTSFSTLPANSILTFKVIAEDDGLPSLSAKVPVTVIVASPNTTQPTSQQTNVSYQNNLMASATETGNPQNFTNTTEWTILVAISAVGAVLLLILLACQFHQCRNRSDDQKYQEVPQKQQTPKPLPKLHRVKSSSMRDNDFWNQGAEGNEHPPVRRAMSQKMLSLTGISNGHSRVSNLRTVTEDYDNMPRIVKTTGVRESPGFRGLTSERTSLRF